Sequence from the Pirellulales bacterium genome:
TAGTGCAAATTGATCGGTTGAAATTGGGTGCTCAACAACTGGCGACAAGCCTGCGCGTCGCATTGGGCAAGCCCACCCTGGTCGGTGGCATGTCCGATCCGACGGCCGAAGCGGGCGACGCCCAGAATCTGTATCTGGTAGTCGAAGTAACGGCTTCCGAAGTGAAATCCGCCGACAAGTGAAACGGTAGTCGTCGACTAGCCAGTAGCGCGGCGCTCACCAGCGCGCACTGGCGCCCAACAGCCGCTTCAACAACCCAATCTGGCCGCCGTGCAGCATTTCGTGTCGGGCACACCAGAACAGGCTCCCCAACTTTGTCGTGAACTGCGAGTGGGGCTTGCCGATGGCTGGTTGCGCGAGCGATTCGTCCGAGTATTTCGCTATTTCGTCCCGCACCAAGCTATGAATGCGCTCGAGCGTCGCAAGAATCTTTTCAGGCGCGGGATACTTCGCGGGATCGGGATCGGGGACTGATCCGCGTATGAAAAGAGTCAGAAACTCCGGCGGCACAATTTCCTTGTCCGCAGGCAGCTCGCCCCGTAGCCGCGTCAGTCCCAACAGGTACTGCGCGGCGGACAGGTGCCCGACCTGCCAGGCGATATGAGTTACTCCTTCGGCCGGTTGGCGAAACCAGTCTTTTTGAGAAAAGTCGTCAAGCAAGCTGAGTGAGTAATGACGCGCCGCGTCGATCTCGGTCCACGCTGTATTTCCTTGCGCCATTAAAGAAGCTCCTCGATTTGCTAACCGTTTTAATGAGCTGACCGATGTGGGGCAGAGCAGGGGGGCAGGATCGGAGCGATGCCGCATTGTCGCGCACGTCCGAGCCGTTTCACACCCGCCATGGGCGGCGGGCGTCACCTGGCCACGACGCCCCTCGAATGACGCGATCACTCTGTCCCCGGTTCGCGCCGATTTGCCATCCCCCTTGACCATTTCGAGTGGGGGAGCGAAGGTGATTGTTGACTTTGCCTTACGCACAAGACAACAGTCCCGCCTTCCCCCGCACCGACCCACTTCGTTTGCGCATGTCACTCCTCAAGATAGCCGGCGGCACCGTCTACGACCCAACAAACGGCGTCGATGGTTTGGTGCGGGACATTTGGATCGACGCCGGACGAGTCGTGGCGCCCCCTTCGGACCCGACAGTACGCCCCTCGCGCACGATCGACGCCCGCGGCCTGGTCGTTATGCCTGGCGGCATCGACATGCACTGCCACATCGCGGGCCCGAAGGCCAACATGGCCCGCAAAATGCGTCCCGAGGAAAAGCGTGTCGCGCCGCCCGTGCTGCGCACTCCACTCGGGCGCAGCGGCACGATGGGGAGTGTTCCCAGCACGTTCGCCACCGGATACAAGTACGCCGCGCTTGGCTATACCACGGCTTTCGACGCGGCAGTCCCAGCTCTTTCGGCCCGCCACGCCCATCAGGAACTCGCCGATACGCCCTGTCTCGACAAGGGCTTTTACGTGCTGATGGGAAACAACCATTACATCATGCGCTCGATACAGCGAGGCGAGCACGAACGGGCGCGGGCCTTCATTGGCTGGCTCTTGTCGGCCGCCAAGGGCTATGCCGCCAAGCTGGTCAATCCTGGCGGCGTCGAGGTGTGGAAGAGCCGGCCGTCTGGCAACGTCAGCGCGCTCGATGACGTCGTCGCGCCGTACGGCGTGACGCCACGGCAAATCGTCGAAACCGTGGCCCGCAGCGTCGACGAACTCCGTCTGCCCCATGCGGTACACGTGCATGGCAACAACCTCGGCCTGCCGGGCAATTGGTCGACCACCCTCGAGACGATGCAAGTACTCGAAGGGCATCGTGGTCACATGACCCACATTCAATTCCACAGCTACGGAGGCGGCGGAGGGGACGAGAACACGTTCAATTCCAAGGT
This genomic interval carries:
- a CDS encoding DinB family protein, which encodes MAQGNTAWTEIDAARHYSLSLLDDFSQKDWFRQPAEGVTHIAWQVGHLSAAQYLLGLTRLRGELPADKEIVPPEFLTLFIRGSVPDPDPAKYPAPEKILATLERIHSLVRDEIAKYSDESLAQPAIGKPHSQFTTKLGSLFWCARHEMLHGGQIGLLKRLLGASARW
- a CDS encoding formylmethanofuran dehydrogenase subunit A produces the protein MSLLKIAGGTVYDPTNGVDGLVRDIWIDAGRVVAPPSDPTVRPSRTIDARGLVVMPGGIDMHCHIAGPKANMARKMRPEEKRVAPPVLRTPLGRSGTMGSVPSTFATGYKYAALGYTTAFDAAVPALSARHAHQELADTPCLDKGFYVLMGNNHYIMRSIQRGEHERARAFIGWLLSAAKGYAAKLVNPGGVEVWKSRPSGNVSALDDVVAPYGVTPRQIVETVARSVDELRLPHAVHVHGNNLGLPGNWSTTLETMQVLEGHRGHMTHIQFHSYGGGGGDENTFNSKVVPLAEYVNQHPNLTVDVGQVLFGKTTSMTGDGPLGYFLSKVYKSKWFSADTEMEAGCGITPIEYKNKSLIHALQWAIGLEWYLLVDDPWRVVMSTDHPNGGSFLAYPQIIRLLMDRTYRRDMIRQAHKSVRERSVLADLDREYTLNDICIITRAGPAKILGLKDKGHLGVGADGDVTIYTPHDNKETMFELPRYVIKGGQAIVEEGDIRDPVMGTSLYVSPTYDIDTERDIAAWFDEFYTIRFGNYPVTLDYLYEAQCVPCRTS